The following DNA comes from Borreliella burgdorferi B31.
AGCTAAAGACAAAAGCATTACTAATTTTCCTAAATTAGAACCAGAAGATTTTGACTATGAGTATATTTACAAGTTCGTGGATGAGTGGATTCAGAAGAAATACAACGATAAATTAGGGTTTACCATCCAAAAGGTAGATGGTCTTGAATATATTTGTAAGGCAAAAAGGTATGCAAGTTTAAAGAAAATATTGGCTAGGATTGTCAAAGACTATAAAGATATATTTCTTGGCAGGTTGCAAAAGAATGTTGCTGGTGCACAAGCGGGATCCGGGGGGAGTGGAGGTAAGGGGAGCAAGCCGGCGGGAACAGGAGGATAATATTAGTTCACAAAAATAATAAGGAGGAAAATATTAGCTTTAGAATAGTAAAAAGACCAGTAAAACCCGCAAGTTCTGAAAAGGTTGTTGAAACTGATAAACAGCAGATACCTTTTCAGAATCATTCTTTTTTTAAAAAGGAAATTATTGGCGATAAAACCAATTACCATACAAGGTTGATGAATATTTATAAGGGTTGTCGGGCCTATAAACATAAGTTCTGTGCTTATTTTATAAATACTTTTAGCAAAGAGAGAAGATTTATTATGCTGTACCCCATAAAGGAGGGAGATGCGTTTTTAGGTATATTTTATGGGTACAATAAGGTTAAAAATAATCCATTTTACAGAGATTATACTTCTGTTTGTAGCTTTTCTAAGAAAATATTTAAATCTTTTAACAAATCGTATTTTATTGAATTTAGATTTAAAAAGGGGAGTGTGTTTTTGTATCTCCACACTATAGCTTATTTGCTTAGGGATAGAGATAGCTATAATAGGGAGCAGAAAAAATTACATATGCGTCTGATGGAGCTAGAAAAAGGAGTATTTAAGTTTTATGGTCGAGATTTGAATCCCCAGGGCGAAGGTATTATAACTAAGTGGATAGATAAAATCAATCAGAAAAAGTTGGGCAAAGAGGATAATCCTAGTTTGCTTCGCAGTCTGCTACGTAGTCGACTGCGTAGATTTTGAATTTACAATGTTACTAAAGGGTAAATTATGAAAGTCGCTAGTCTTATAAGGTCAACTTGTGAAAATGAAAATTTAATTTTGCGGAGCGGATTTAGAGATCTTGATGCTATTATACAAGGCTTTAGGGAATCAAATTTTGTAGTAATTGGAGCACGGCCCAGTGTTGGTAAAACGGCTTTTGCCCTCAATATTGCTCACAACATATGTTTAGAACAAAATTTGAGTGTTGGATGGTTTACATATGAAATGACAAGTAAAACTGTCACTCGGAGGCTTTTGTCGATGAATTCGGGCATAGAACATAATAAGTTGCTTGACAATATCAGTTCGCTAAATAAAAGTGAACTGGACGCTTACCATAAATCAGTTTCTGAGGTTAGTAATTTTTCTTTTTGGATTAATAGCGTTTGGGGTACTGACATACATGAGTTAGAAGATAAAGCTAGACAAATGAAATTGAACCACGATGTAAAAATTATCTTTATTGATTACATTAATTTGATTCCCGTGTCACAGAATAATATTCCTCGTTTTGAACAAGTTGCATTTTTGAGTCGTAATATACGTTCGCTTGCACTTGAACTTGGAATTCCAATAATAGTTGTATCTCAAGTTTCCAGAAGCGCTGAGGTTGTAGAACCTAGTTTGGCAACTTTGGGAGAATCGGCAGCATTACAATGGCATGCAGATATTGTAATTTTTTTACATCAAGAGAGGAAAAAACGTAAAGGGCGGAATACTTCTAAAGGTAATAATACAACTAAAGTAAAAGTGATAGTTGCTAAAAATAGAAACGGTTATATTGGGATTGCCAATTTAGGTTTTACTCCAAAAACTATAAAATTTTCGAATTGAAATTTAGATTTGTTAGATTGTTAGATTTTGTAAATATTCTGTTATTTGGCCTTAATTTGTGTTACAATGTATTTAGTAGGTGAGTAAATTATGAAATCATCAGTAGTGACAACAAGTATTACTGAAGAGCAAATATATAAAGAGTTTCTGCGACTAGGTATGGAACAACTAATAGCTCAAGATTTATCAAAAAGATATTATCACAATGAACTTACATATAGAGATTTAGAAAATTTAGAAAAGCAATTTGGCATAAAGTTTGACAATCTTGTTACTAAGATTGATACTGTTAAAAGTGAACTTACTACTAAGATTGATAATGTAGAAAAGAATTTACAAAAGGATATATCCAACTTAGACGTTAAGATTGATACTGTTAAAAGTGAACTTACTACTAAGATTGATAACGTAGAAAAGAATTTACAAAAGGATATATCCAACTTAGACGTTAAGATTGATACTGTTAAAAGTGAACTTACTACTAAGATTGATAACGTAGAAAAGAATTTAGATACTAAGATTGATAACGTAGAAAAGAATTTAGATACTAAGATTGATAACGTAGAAAAGAATTTAGATACTAAGATTGATAACGTAGAAAAGAATTTGCAAAAAGATATGTTTAGTTTGGAACAAAGGCTAGAAATAAAGCTGGAAGCCAATAACAAACTTCTTTTGGAAAAGCTGGAAGCCAATAACAAACTTCTTTTGGAAAAGCTGGAAGCCAATAGCAAAGTTCTTTTGGAAAAGCTAGAAGCCAATAACAAAGTTTCTTCAGAAAAGCTTAAAGTCAGCAACAGAATAGTTATTATTGCAGTAGTAGTTGTGCCCACTGCTATATCTATTCTAACTCCCTTCATTACGTCATTAATTAGCAATTATTTCAAATAGAAATTGCAAAGAATTCTTTACTTTAATCAAGAAAAAAAATTTTAGATATAATGCGCTTTTGTAATTTGCAAGTATTTTTGTAGATTCCCAGTTTTTTTAGGTTAGCATTAATGTATAGCGTTAGAGTATGTAAATTTTTGCAAGGTTCCTTTTCAGC
Coding sequences within:
- a CDS encoding DUF226 domain-containing protein, which translates into the protein MNIYKGCRAYKHKFCAYFINTFSKERRFIMLYPIKEGDAFLGIFYGYNKVKNNPFYRDYTSVCSFSKKIFKSFNKSYFIEFRFKKGSVFLYLHTIAYLLRDRDSYNREQKKLHMRLMELEKGVFKFYGRDLNPQGEGIITKWIDKINQKKLGKEDNPSLLRSLLRSRLRRF
- a CDS encoding DnaB helicase C-terminal domain-containing protein; this encodes MKVASLIRSTCENENLILRSGFRDLDAIIQGFRESNFVVIGARPSVGKTAFALNIAHNICLEQNLSVGWFTYEMTSKTVTRRLLSMNSGIEHNKLLDNISSLNKSELDAYHKSVSEVSNFSFWINSVWGTDIHELEDKARQMKLNHDVKIIFIDYINLIPVSQNNIPRFEQVAFLSRNIRSLALELGIPIIVVSQVSRSAEVVEPSLATLGESAALQWHADIVIFLHQERKKRKGRNTSKGNNTTKVKVIVAKNRNGYIGIANLGFTPKTIKFSN
- the bdr gene encoding Bdr family repetitive protein; translated protein: MKSSVVTTSITEEQIYKEFLRLGMEQLIAQDLSKRYYHNELTYRDLENLEKQFGIKFDNLVTKIDTVKSELTTKIDNVEKNLQKDISNLDVKIDTVKSELTTKIDNVEKNLQKDISNLDVKIDTVKSELTTKIDNVEKNLDTKIDNVEKNLDTKIDNVEKNLDTKIDNVEKNLQKDMFSLEQRLEIKLEANNKLLLEKLEANNKLLLEKLEANSKVLLEKLEANNKVSSEKLKVSNRIVIIAVVVVPTAISILTPFITSLISNYFK